The proteins below come from a single Kitasatospora sp. NBC_00315 genomic window:
- a CDS encoding class II 3-deoxy-7-phosphoheptulonate synthase, whose protein sequence is MTVTNLHTWQSLPAAQQPEWPDSEALRKALADLASYPPLVFAGECDQLRARLGAVARGEAFLLQGGDCAEAFDGVSAEQIRNKLKTLLQMAAVLTYAASVPVVKVGRIAGQYSKPRSKSTETRDGVTLPVYRGDSVNGFEFTPESRIPDPERLKRMYNASAATLNLVRAFTTGGYADLRQVHAWNQDFVRNSPSGQRYEKLAKEIDNALAFMQACGVAPEEFKTVEFYSSHEALVLDYETALTRVDSRTGDLYDVSGHMVWIGERTRQLDGAHIEFASKVRNPIGVKLGPTTTVEEALTLIERLDPEREPGRLTFITRMGAGKVRDHLPTLVEKVTASGAQPVWICDPMHGNTFEASSGHKTRRFDDVLDEVKGFFEVHRALGTHPGGIHVELTGDDVTECVGGGDEVLVDDLHQRYETACDPRLNRSQSLDLAFLVAEMYRGGH, encoded by the coding sequence GTGACCGTGACAAATCTCCACACATGGCAGTCCCTGCCCGCGGCGCAGCAGCCTGAATGGCCGGATTCTGAGGCGCTGCGCAAGGCTCTTGCGGACCTCGCCTCCTATCCGCCACTCGTCTTCGCCGGCGAGTGCGACCAGCTGCGCGCCCGGCTCGGTGCCGTCGCGCGTGGTGAGGCGTTCCTGCTCCAGGGCGGCGACTGCGCCGAGGCGTTCGACGGCGTGTCCGCCGAGCAGATCCGCAACAAGCTCAAGACGCTGCTCCAGATGGCGGCCGTGCTGACCTACGCCGCCTCCGTGCCGGTGGTCAAGGTCGGCCGGATCGCGGGCCAGTACTCCAAGCCGCGTTCCAAGTCGACCGAGACCCGCGACGGGGTGACCCTGCCGGTCTACCGTGGCGACTCGGTGAACGGCTTCGAGTTCACCCCCGAGTCCCGCATCCCCGACCCGGAGCGCCTGAAGCGGATGTACAACGCGTCCGCCGCGACGCTCAACCTGGTGCGTGCCTTCACCACCGGCGGTTACGCGGACCTGCGCCAGGTGCACGCCTGGAACCAGGACTTCGTGCGCAACTCCCCGTCCGGGCAGCGTTACGAGAAGCTGGCCAAGGAGATCGACAACGCGCTGGCCTTCATGCAGGCCTGCGGGGTCGCTCCCGAGGAGTTCAAGACCGTCGAGTTCTACTCGTCGCACGAGGCGCTGGTGCTCGACTACGAGACCGCGCTGACCCGGGTGGACTCGCGGACCGGCGACCTCTACGACGTCTCCGGCCACATGGTCTGGATCGGGGAGCGGACCCGCCAGCTGGACGGGGCGCACATCGAGTTCGCCTCGAAGGTCCGCAACCCGATCGGCGTGAAGCTCGGCCCGACCACCACGGTCGAGGAGGCGCTCACGCTGATCGAGCGGCTCGACCCCGAGCGCGAGCCCGGCCGGCTCACCTTCATCACCCGGATGGGCGCGGGCAAGGTCCGCGACCACCTGCCCACCCTGGTGGAGAAGGTCACCGCGTCCGGCGCCCAGCCGGTGTGGATCTGCGACCCGATGCACGGCAACACCTTCGAGGCCTCCAGCGGCCACAAGACCCGCCGCTTCGACGACGTGCTCGACGAGGTCAAGGGCTTCTTCGAGGTGCACCGCGCGCTCGGCACCCACCCGGGCGGCATCCACGTGGAGCTGACCGGCGACGACGTCACCGAGTGCGTCGGCGGCGGCGACGAGGTGCTGGTCGACGACCTGCACCAGCGCTACGAGACGGCCTGCGACCCGCGGCTCAACCGCAGCCAGTCGCTGGACCTCGCGTTCCTGGTGGCGGAGATGTACCGCGGCGGTCACTGA
- a CDS encoding thiazole synthase: MTTDSRPADDKDVLTIAGTAFGSRLIMGTGGAPSLEILEQALRVSGTELTTVAMRRVNTTTQGSVLDVLTRNGIRVLPNTAGCFTAGEAVLTARLAREALGTDWVKLEVIADERTLLPDPIELLDAAETLVDDGFTVLPYTNDDPVLARKLEDVGCAAIMPLGSPIGSGLGIRNPHNFQLIVESAGVPVILDAGAGTASDVALAMELGCAAVMLASAVTRAQDPVLMAEAMRHAAEAGRLAHRAGRIPRRFHAEASSAMAGRADLDHRERPAF, from the coding sequence GTGACGACCGACAGCCGTCCCGCGGACGACAAGGACGTCCTGACCATCGCCGGCACCGCCTTCGGCTCCCGGCTGATCATGGGCACCGGCGGCGCGCCGAGCCTGGAGATCCTGGAGCAGGCGCTGCGGGTCTCCGGCACCGAGCTGACCACGGTGGCGATGCGCCGGGTGAACACCACCACCCAGGGCTCGGTGCTGGACGTGCTCACCCGCAACGGCATCCGGGTGCTGCCCAACACGGCGGGCTGCTTCACCGCCGGGGAGGCCGTGCTGACCGCCCGGCTCGCCCGGGAGGCGCTCGGCACCGACTGGGTCAAGCTGGAGGTCATCGCGGACGAGCGGACCCTGCTGCCCGACCCGATCGAGCTGCTGGACGCCGCGGAGACGCTGGTCGACGACGGTTTCACGGTGCTCCCGTACACCAACGACGACCCGGTGCTGGCCCGGAAGCTGGAGGACGTCGGCTGCGCGGCGATCATGCCGTTGGGCTCGCCGATCGGCTCGGGTCTGGGCATCCGCAACCCGCACAACTTCCAGCTGATCGTGGAGAGCGCGGGCGTGCCGGTGATCCTGGACGCGGGGGCCGGCACCGCCTCGGACGTCGCGCTGGCGATGGAGCTGGGCTGCGCGGCCGTCATGCTGGCCTCGGCGGTGACCCGGGCCCAGGATCCGGTGCTGATGGCCGAGGCGATGCGGCACGCCGCGGAGGCCGGCCGGCTGGCCCACCGGGCCGGGCGCATCCCGCGCCGCTTCCACGCCGAGGCCTCCTCCGCGATGGCCGGCCGGGCCGACCTCGACCACCGGGAGCGGCCGGCCTTCTGA
- a CDS encoding sulfite oxidase-like oxidoreductase: MGQSEQEAPPPSDPRLPPGQRLQRGWPVLHYGPVPRFKPSTWDFQVFGATASAEKHSWDFTGFHALPRTTVQADLHCVTRFSMLGNEWTGVPAAVVLEQVPPAPGVTHVMVWAEYGYSANLRLADFADPRTVFATHHDGEPLTVEHGFPVRLVVPQLYAWKGPKWVRAVEYMRADRRGFWEERGYHNRADPWAEKRYSYQEEPGDGPLR; encoded by the coding sequence ATGGGTCAGTCCGAACAAGAAGCACCTCCGCCGTCTGACCCGAGGCTCCCCCCGGGCCAGCGCCTCCAGCGCGGCTGGCCGGTTCTGCACTACGGGCCGGTACCCCGGTTCAAGCCGTCGACCTGGGACTTCCAGGTGTTCGGGGCGACCGCCTCGGCCGAGAAGCACAGCTGGGACTTCACCGGCTTCCACGCGCTGCCGCGCACCACGGTCCAGGCCGACCTGCACTGCGTGACCCGCTTCTCGATGCTCGGCAACGAATGGACGGGCGTGCCGGCCGCGGTCGTCCTCGAACAGGTGCCCCCCGCCCCCGGCGTCACCCATGTGATGGTCTGGGCCGAGTACGGCTACAGCGCCAACCTGCGCCTGGCGGACTTCGCCGACCCGCGGACCGTCTTCGCCACCCATCACGACGGCGAGCCGCTCACGGTGGAGCACGGCTTCCCCGTCCGGCTCGTGGTGCCCCAGCTGTACGCCTGGAAGGGCCCCAAGTGGGTGCGCGCGGTCGAGTACATGCGCGCCGACCGCCGGGGCTTCTGGGAGGAGCGCGGCTACCACAACCGTGCCGACCCCTGGGCGGAGAAGCGGTACTCCTACCAGGAGGAGCCCGGCGACGGGCCGTTGCGCTGA
- a CDS encoding anthranilate synthase family protein, with protein MTSPTHLLARLTAPGAPAFALLHRRAPRLAPDTVEVLLGTVATHERLADLPVRAGIPAEGPRHDLLALVPYRQIRERGFEAHDDATPLQALSVDEQYVYPLAEVLDALPRLPVTLSGGGFDIDDEQYARIVRRVIRDEIGRGEGANFVIRRDFTATLDDFSPELALSLFRRLLEQERGAYWTFLVHTGERVLVGASPEVHVRQSGGTVVMNPISGTYRYPAAGPGLDSLLDFLKDPKELEELTMVVDEELKMMCTVGDLGGQVLGPRLKEMAHLAHTEYELRGRTSLDVREVLKETMFAATVTGSPVQNATRVIKRYESTGRGYYSGALALIGRSGSGGQLLDSPICIRAADIDPATGELVVRVGATLVRHSDPHSEVAETHAKAAGVLTAIGARPAPAHRLPRPGGPRLSDDHRVQAALDARRAGLAPFWLRMQDPTEVTEPLPTLVVDGEDTFTAMLAHLLSSLGHQVSVLRHDTPGLRERVAAHNGPLVLGPGPGDPADPADPKMALLRPIVADALAAVRAGTRGAPLLAVCLSHQLLCDVLGLPLARKAVPYQGAQEEIDLFGARRTVGFYNTFTARCSDEAAARLAAEGVEVARDRVTGDVHALRGPGFAGLQFHPESVLTREGVEIVAGLLGAPSAALRAGA; from the coding sequence GTGACCAGTCCCACGCATCTGCTCGCCCGCCTGACCGCCCCCGGTGCCCCGGCCTTCGCCCTGCTGCACCGCCGCGCCCCCCGGCTCGCGCCGGACACCGTGGAGGTGCTGCTCGGCACGGTCGCCACCCACGAGCGGCTCGCGGACCTGCCGGTACGCGCCGGGATCCCGGCCGAGGGGCCCCGGCACGACCTGCTGGCCCTGGTCCCGTACCGGCAGATCCGCGAACGCGGCTTCGAGGCGCACGACGACGCCACCCCGTTGCAGGCGCTGAGCGTCGACGAGCAGTACGTGTACCCGCTGGCCGAGGTGCTCGACGCCCTCCCGCGGCTGCCCGTCACGCTCTCCGGCGGCGGCTTCGACATCGACGACGAGCAGTACGCGAGGATCGTCCGCCGGGTGATCCGGGACGAGATCGGCCGGGGCGAGGGCGCGAACTTCGTGATCCGGCGCGACTTCACCGCCACGCTCGACGACTTCTCCCCCGAGCTGGCGCTCTCGCTCTTCCGGCGCCTGCTGGAGCAGGAGCGGGGCGCGTACTGGACCTTCCTGGTGCACACCGGGGAGCGCGTGCTCGTGGGCGCCTCCCCCGAGGTGCACGTACGGCAGTCCGGCGGGACGGTCGTGATGAACCCGATCTCCGGCACCTACCGCTACCCGGCCGCCGGGCCCGGCCTGGACTCGCTGCTCGACTTCCTCAAGGACCCCAAGGAGCTGGAGGAGCTCACCATGGTGGTCGACGAGGAGCTCAAGATGATGTGCACCGTGGGCGACCTCGGCGGCCAGGTGCTCGGCCCGCGCCTCAAGGAGATGGCCCACCTCGCGCACACCGAGTACGAGCTGCGCGGACGCACCTCGCTGGACGTCCGGGAGGTGCTGAAGGAGACCATGTTCGCGGCCACCGTCACCGGCAGCCCGGTCCAGAACGCCACCCGCGTGATCAAGCGCTACGAGTCCACCGGCCGCGGCTACTACTCGGGCGCGCTGGCCCTGATCGGGCGCTCCGGCAGCGGCGGGCAGCTGCTGGACTCCCCGATCTGCATCCGCGCCGCCGACATCGACCCGGCCACCGGGGAACTCGTCGTCCGGGTCGGCGCGACCCTCGTACGGCACTCCGACCCGCACTCCGAGGTGGCCGAGACGCACGCCAAGGCGGCCGGCGTGCTCACCGCGATCGGCGCCCGGCCGGCGCCGGCCCACCGACTCCCCCGGCCCGGCGGGCCCCGGCTCTCCGACGACCACCGGGTGCAGGCCGCCCTGGACGCCCGGCGCGCGGGGCTGGCGCCGTTCTGGCTCCGGATGCAGGACCCCACCGAGGTCACCGAACCGCTGCCGACCCTGGTGGTGGACGGCGAGGACACCTTCACCGCGATGCTCGCCCACCTGCTGTCCTCGCTCGGCCACCAGGTCTCGGTGCTGCGCCACGACACCCCCGGGCTGCGCGAACGGGTGGCTGCGCACAACGGTCCGCTGGTGCTCGGCCCCGGCCCCGGCGACCCGGCCGACCCCGCCGACCCCAAGATGGCGCTGCTGCGCCCGATCGTCGCCGACGCGCTGGCCGCGGTGCGGGCCGGCACCCGCGGTGCGCCGCTGCTCGCCGTCTGCCTCAGCCACCAGCTGCTCTGCGACGTGCTCGGACTGCCACTGGCCCGCAAGGCCGTCCCCTACCAGGGCGCCCAGGAGGAGATCGACCTCTTCGGGGCCCGCCGCACCGTCGGGTTCTACAACACCTTCACCGCGCGCTGTTCGGACGAGGCGGCCGCCCGGCTCGCCGCCGAGGGCGTCGAGGTCGCCCGCGACCGGGTCACCGGGGACGTGCACGCGCTGCGCGGGCCGGGCTTCGCCGGGCTGCAGTTCCACCCCGAGTCGGTGCTCACCCGCGAGGGGGTCGAGATCGTCGCCGGGCTGCTGGGGGCGCCGAGCGCGGCGCTCCGGGCGGGGGCCTGA
- the thiO gene encoding glycine oxidase ThiO has product MTRFESGTPADVLVIGGGVIGLAVAWRTAQRGLRVVVVDPAHGGGAVQVAAGMLAPVTELQYGEEALLRLGMASNERYAAFAAELEEASGLSTGYRACGTLAVALDADDREELRELHAFHRRLGLDSHWLTGRECRRLEPMLAPGVRGGLHVTDDHQVDGRRLARALVVACERAGVVLERAEVTELVVADGRAAGVRLSTGEALGADRVVLAAGSRSHLLPGLPEGVLPAIRPVKGQILRLRVPEAYRPFLSRNVRAVVRGQHLYLVPREDGELVIGATSEEQGYDTTVTAGGVYELLRDAHDLVPGITELPLVETSAGLRPGSPDNAPLLGPTALPGLVAATGHYRNGVLLTPVTADLLAEYLATGATPELATDFSPTRFTAKALV; this is encoded by the coding sequence TTGACACGCTTCGAGAGCGGTACGCCCGCGGACGTCCTGGTGATCGGCGGCGGCGTCATCGGCCTCGCGGTCGCCTGGCGGACGGCGCAGCGCGGGCTGCGTGTCGTGGTGGTCGATCCGGCGCACGGCGGCGGGGCCGTCCAGGTGGCGGCCGGGATGCTGGCGCCGGTCACCGAGCTCCAGTACGGCGAGGAGGCGCTGCTGCGCCTCGGGATGGCCTCCAACGAGCGGTACGCGGCGTTCGCCGCCGAGCTGGAGGAGGCCTCCGGCCTCTCCACCGGCTACCGGGCCTGCGGCACGCTCGCCGTGGCGCTGGACGCGGACGACCGGGAGGAGCTGCGCGAGCTGCACGCCTTCCACCGGCGGCTCGGCCTGGACTCGCACTGGCTGACCGGCCGCGAGTGCCGCAGGCTGGAGCCGATGCTGGCCCCGGGGGTGCGCGGCGGCCTGCACGTCACGGACGACCACCAGGTGGACGGCCGGCGGCTGGCCCGGGCGCTGGTGGTCGCCTGCGAGCGGGCCGGGGTGGTGCTGGAGCGCGCCGAGGTGACCGAGCTGGTGGTGGCCGACGGCCGGGCCGCCGGGGTGCGGCTGAGCACCGGGGAGGCGCTCGGCGCCGATCGGGTGGTGCTGGCCGCCGGCTCCCGCAGCCACCTGCTGCCGGGCCTGCCCGAGGGCGTGCTGCCGGCGATCCGGCCGGTGAAGGGGCAGATCCTGCGGCTGCGCGTCCCCGAGGCGTACCGGCCGTTCCTCTCCCGCAACGTACGCGCCGTGGTGCGGGGGCAGCACCTCTACCTGGTGCCGCGCGAGGACGGCGAGCTGGTGATCGGCGCCACCAGCGAGGAGCAGGGGTACGACACCACGGTCACCGCCGGCGGGGTGTACGAGCTGCTGCGCGACGCCCACGACCTGGTCCCCGGGATCACCGAGCTGCCACTGGTGGAGACCTCCGCCGGGCTGCGTCCGGGGTCGCCGGACAACGCCCCGCTGCTCGGCCCGACCGCGCTGCCCGGCCTGGTGGCGGCGACCGGCCACTACCGCAACGGCGTGCTGCTGACCCCGGTGACGGCGGATCTGCTCGCCGAGTACCTCGCCACCGGCGCGACGCCGGAGCTCGCCACCGACTTCTCCCCCACCCGTTTCACCGCAAAGGCCCTGGTATGA
- the bfr gene encoding bacterioferritin: protein MKGDPEVIEFLNEQLTAELTAINQYFLHAKMQENFGWTKLAKYTRHESFDEMKHAELLTDRILFLDGLPNYQRLFHVRVGQTVQEMFEADRQVEVEAIDRLRRGIVVMRAKNDVTSANIFESILADEEHHIDYLDTQLELLAKLGEPLYLAQLIEQPES, encoded by the coding sequence ATGAAGGGTGACCCCGAGGTCATCGAGTTCCTCAACGAGCAGCTCACCGCCGAGCTGACCGCGATCAACCAGTACTTCCTGCACGCCAAGATGCAGGAGAACTTCGGCTGGACGAAGCTCGCCAAGTACACCCGGCACGAGTCCTTCGACGAGATGAAGCACGCCGAGCTGCTCACCGACCGGATCCTCTTCCTCGACGGGCTGCCGAACTACCAGCGGCTCTTCCACGTCCGGGTCGGCCAGACCGTCCAGGAGATGTTCGAGGCGGACCGCCAGGTCGAGGTCGAGGCGATCGACCGGCTGCGGCGCGGGATCGTGGTGATGCGCGCCAAGAACGACGTCACCTCGGCGAACATCTTCGAGTCGATCCTGGCCGACGAGGAGCACCACATCGACTACCTCGACACCCAGCTGGAGCTGCTGGCGAAGCTCGGGGAGCCGCTCTACCTCGCCCAGCTGATCGAGCAGCCGGAGTCCTGA
- a CDS encoding bacterioferritin-associated ferredoxin, translated as MYVCMCHAVTEDQVKRAIDAGADSPRQIAKGCKAGTDCGSCVRRIQALLGEHGARPCPTARLAARLGLAEPELPPPAQVPVTAGACAPVPTVKSPLSVVRGLGAGPLRAA; from the coding sequence ATGTACGTGTGCATGTGCCATGCGGTCACCGAGGACCAGGTGAAGCGCGCGATCGACGCCGGCGCCGACAGCCCCCGCCAGATAGCCAAGGGCTGCAAGGCCGGCACCGACTGCGGCTCGTGCGTGCGACGGATCCAGGCGCTGCTGGGCGAGCACGGGGCGCGGCCCTGCCCGACCGCCCGGCTGGCCGCCCGGCTGGGCCTGGCCGAGCCCGAGCTGCCGCCGCCCGCGCAGGTGCCGGTGACGGCGGGGGCCTGCGCCCCGGTGCCGACCGTGAAGTCACCGCTGTCGGTGGTCCGCGGCCTCGGCGCCGGCCCGCTGCGCGCGGCCTGA
- a CDS encoding FAD-binding oxidoreductase, with translation MAGPTTIDDLRERTRGAVITPGDDGYDEARTVYNAAIDRRPAAVVRCANAGDVMATVGYARESGLDLAVRGGGHSGPGFGTCDGGVVADLSGLRGVRVDPENRTARAEPGATWGDFNAATHAFGLATTGGIISTTGIAGLTLGGGFGYLTRSLGLTCDNLLSADVVTADGRFLTTDSEHHPDLFWALRGGGGNFGAVTSFEYRLSPVDTVVAGPMLFELEHMDSVLRFYREFVGGAPEQLFLFPGFQTAPPLPFIPENRHGDVLGIVVVCWSGPPEEADAVLRPLRELAPRVAEAVGPMPYPAINGAFDALLPPGLREYWKGSFATGLTDEAIAVHLEHGPRVPTLSSTVHIYPVDGAPQRIAPDATAYSYRDASFSTVVLGVWEDPAGGAAETAWVRDYHAALAPHSEAGGYVNFMGADDQHRIEANYRGNYARLAAVKRDYDPGNLFHLNQNIEPAA, from the coding sequence ATGGCCGGGCCCACCACGATCGACGACTTAAGAGAACGTACCCGGGGCGCCGTGATCACCCCCGGGGACGACGGCTACGACGAGGCCCGCACCGTCTACAACGCCGCGATCGACCGGCGGCCGGCGGCCGTGGTGCGCTGCGCCAACGCCGGCGACGTGATGGCCACGGTCGGGTACGCCCGCGAGAGCGGCCTCGATCTCGCGGTACGCGGCGGCGGTCACAGCGGGCCCGGCTTCGGTACCTGCGACGGCGGGGTGGTGGCCGACCTGTCCGGCCTGCGCGGGGTGCGCGTCGACCCGGAGAACCGGACGGCCCGCGCCGAGCCGGGCGCGACCTGGGGCGACTTCAACGCCGCCACCCACGCCTTCGGCCTCGCCACCACCGGCGGGATCATCTCCACCACCGGCATCGCCGGGCTGACCCTCGGCGGCGGCTTCGGTTACCTGACCCGGTCGCTGGGGCTGACCTGCGACAACCTCCTGTCCGCCGATGTGGTGACGGCCGACGGCCGGTTCCTGACCACCGACTCCGAGCACCACCCCGACCTCTTCTGGGCGCTGCGCGGCGGCGGGGGCAACTTCGGAGCCGTGACGTCGTTCGAGTACCGGCTCAGCCCGGTCGACACGGTGGTGGCCGGCCCGATGCTGTTCGAGCTGGAGCACATGGACAGCGTCCTGCGCTTCTACCGCGAGTTCGTCGGGGGCGCCCCCGAGCAGCTCTTCCTGTTCCCCGGCTTCCAGACCGCGCCGCCGCTGCCGTTCATCCCCGAGAACCGGCACGGCGACGTCCTCGGCATCGTGGTGGTCTGCTGGTCCGGGCCGCCCGAGGAGGCGGACGCGGTGCTGCGGCCGCTGCGCGAGCTGGCTCCCCGGGTCGCCGAGGCGGTCGGACCGATGCCGTATCCGGCGATCAACGGCGCCTTCGACGCGCTGCTGCCGCCGGGGCTGCGGGAGTACTGGAAGGGCAGCTTCGCGACCGGGCTGACCGACGAGGCGATCGCGGTGCACCTGGAGCACGGGCCCCGGGTGCCGACGCTCAGCTCGACCGTGCACATCTACCCGGTCGACGGCGCCCCCCAGCGGATCGCCCCGGACGCCACCGCCTACTCGTACCGGGACGCGTCCTTCTCCACCGTCGTCCTGGGTGTCTGGGAGGACCCGGCCGGCGGCGCGGCGGAGACGGCGTGGGTACGGGACTACCACGCGGCGCTGGCGCCGCACTCCGAGGCCGGCGGGTACGTCAACTTCATGGGCGCCGACGACCAGCACCGGATCGAGGCGAACTACCGGGGCAACTACGCCCGGCTGGCGGCGGTGAAGCGGGACTACGACCCGGGCAACCTGTTCCATCTCAACCAGAACATCGAGCCGGCCGCCTGA
- the pknB gene encoding Stk1 family PASTA domain-containing Ser/Thr kinase — MALHDPLIGTLLDGRYRVEQRIATGGTATVYRGTDTRLDRVLALKVMHPSLAGDADFTGRFIREAKAVARLSHPNVVNVFDQGADGTTVFLAMEYVPGHTLRDLLQDRGALSIRAALDVLEPVLAALGSAHRAGLVHRDVKPENVLITDDGLVKVADFGLVRLLNAADAQATGGAEATGVVLGTVSYLAPEQIRPGGESDQRVDVYAAGILLYEMLAGRRPHTGENNAQVIYRHLHEDVPAPSLAVPGVPPALDAIVAAATARDPRGRPGDAVELLAALQRVRRGLTPAQLDAEPPASARPSPAYPTTEATSVIRPVQHTSVLDVPPELLDGLLTTPRPYNEPPPARAARPPRRRRSLRPLIWAGVLAAVLLAVGGATYALSGALYATVPSVIGQSQAQAVTVLDGSGLRGRFTQAYSENVPAGEVIGTDPGVGQRVRRSDAVAVTVSRGPKRIAVPDLAGKTAEQARQALTDARLTPGSSTEEYDDTVAQGAVISSSPAAGALLPENSPVAVVVSKGMVPVPDVGGMSKDDATKALQAAGFQVQSNGLNLFGTGKVSGQAPAAGQRRPQGTTVVISFPLI, encoded by the coding sequence ATGGCACTGCACGACCCGCTCATCGGTACCCTGCTGGACGGCCGGTACCGGGTCGAGCAGCGCATCGCGACCGGCGGGACGGCCACCGTCTACCGGGGCACCGACACCCGGCTGGACCGGGTGCTGGCGCTCAAGGTGATGCACCCCTCGCTCGCCGGGGACGCCGACTTCACCGGCCGCTTCATCCGCGAGGCCAAGGCGGTCGCCCGGCTCTCGCACCCCAACGTGGTGAACGTCTTCGACCAGGGCGCCGACGGCACGACGGTCTTCCTGGCCATGGAGTACGTGCCCGGCCACACCCTGCGCGACCTGCTGCAGGACCGGGGCGCGCTGTCCATCCGGGCCGCGCTGGACGTCCTGGAGCCGGTGCTCGCGGCGCTCGGCTCCGCGCACCGCGCCGGGCTGGTGCACCGGGACGTCAAGCCGGAGAACGTGCTGATCACCGACGACGGCCTGGTCAAGGTCGCCGACTTCGGGCTGGTGCGCCTGCTGAACGCCGCGGACGCCCAGGCCACCGGCGGCGCCGAGGCGACCGGCGTGGTCCTCGGCACGGTCTCCTACCTGGCCCCCGAGCAGATCCGGCCGGGCGGGGAGAGCGACCAGCGGGTGGACGTCTACGCGGCGGGCATCCTGCTGTACGAGATGCTCGCCGGCCGGCGGCCGCACACCGGCGAGAACAACGCCCAGGTGATCTACCGCCACCTGCACGAGGACGTCCCCGCGCCGTCCCTGGCCGTGCCCGGCGTCCCGCCCGCGCTGGACGCGATAGTGGCGGCCGCGACCGCGCGCGACCCGCGGGGGCGGCCGGGCGACGCGGTGGAGCTGCTGGCCGCGCTGCAACGGGTGCGGCGCGGCCTGACCCCGGCCCAGCTGGACGCCGAGCCGCCGGCCTCCGCCCGGCCGAGCCCGGCGTACCCCACCACGGAGGCCACCTCGGTGATCCGGCCGGTGCAGCACACCAGCGTGCTGGACGTACCGCCGGAGCTGCTGGACGGCCTGCTCACGACGCCCCGCCCGTACAACGAGCCGCCGCCGGCCAGGGCGGCCCGCCCGCCCCGGCGGCGACGCTCGCTCCGGCCGCTGATCTGGGCCGGCGTCCTGGCCGCCGTGCTGCTGGCCGTCGGCGGCGCGACGTACGCGCTGTCCGGCGCGCTGTACGCGACGGTGCCGAGTGTGATCGGCCAGAGCCAGGCCCAGGCGGTCACCGTGCTGGACGGCTCCGGGCTGCGCGGCCGCTTCACCCAGGCGTACAGCGAGAACGTGCCGGCCGGCGAGGTGATCGGGACCGATCCCGGCGTCGGGCAGCGGGTCCGCAGAAGCGACGCCGTGGCGGTGACGGTCTCCCGGGGGCCGAAGCGGATCGCCGTGCCCGACCTCGCCGGCAAGACCGCCGAGCAGGCCCGGCAGGCGCTGACCGACGCGCGGCTGACACCGGGGAGCAGCACCGAGGAGTACGACGACACGGTGGCGCAGGGGGCCGTGATCAGCAGTTCCCCGGCCGCCGGGGCGCTGCTCCCGGAGAACTCCCCGGTCGCCGTGGTGGTCAGCAAGGGCATGGTGCCGGTCCCGGACGTCGGCGGGATGTCCAAGGACGACGCGACGAAGGCGCTGCAGGCCGCCGGGTTCCAGGTGCAGAGCAACGGCCTGAACCTGTTCGGGACGGGCAAGGTGTCCGGCCAGGCCCCGGCCGCCGGCCAGCGCCGCCCGCAGGGCACGACGGTGGTCATCAGCTTCCCGCTGATCTGA
- the thiS gene encoding sulfur carrier protein ThiS, which yields MSDISLSVNGEARQVPVASTLAEVVATVSGAPSGVAAALNEAVVPRGAWSRTALAEGDRVEILTAVQGG from the coding sequence ATGAGCGACATCTCCCTCTCCGTCAACGGCGAAGCCCGGCAGGTGCCCGTCGCGAGCACCCTCGCCGAGGTGGTCGCCACCGTGAGCGGCGCACCCTCGGGGGTCGCCGCCGCCCTCAACGAGGCCGTGGTGCCGCGTGGCGCCTGGTCGCGCACGGCGCTCGCCGAGGGCGACCGGGTCGAGATCCTCACCGCCGTCCAGGGGGGCTGA